The following coding sequences are from one Triticum aestivum cultivar Chinese Spring chromosome 5A, IWGSC CS RefSeq v2.1, whole genome shotgun sequence window:
- the LOC123102009 gene encoding ADP-ribosylation factor-like protein 2 — protein MGLLSIIRKIKRKEKEMRILMVGLDNSGKTTIVLKINGEDTSVISPTLGFNIKTIQYQKYSLNIWDVGGQKTIRSYWRNYFEQTDGLVWVVDSSDVRRLDDCRAELHNLLKEERLAGSSLLVFANKQDIQGALKPDEIAKVLNLEVMNKDRHWKIVGCSAYTGDGLLQGFDWLVQDIASRIYVLD, from the exons ATGGGTCTCCTCAGCATCATCAGAAAAATCAAGCGCAAGGAAAAGGAGATGCGGATTCTCATGGT TGGCCTGGACAACTCGGGTAAGACGACAATTGTGCTCAAGATAAATGGGGAGGACACCAGTGTCATCAGCCCTACTCTTGGCTTTAATATCAAAACCATCCAATACCAAAA GTACTCGCTGAACATATGGGATGTTGGGGGGCAGAAGACCATCCGTTCATACTGGAGGAACTACTTCGAGCAGACTGACGGTCTCGTTTGGGTGGTCGATAGTTCCGATGTTCGAAGGCTCGATGATTGCCGTGCGGAGCTCCATAATCTTCTGAAAGAAGAG AGACTGGCTGGATCATCGTTGTTAGTTTTCGCAAATAAGCAAGACATTCAGGGCGCTTTGAAGCCTGACGAAATCGCCAAG GTTCTGAATCTTGAAGTGATGAACAAGGACCGGCACTGGAAGATCGTCGGCTGCAGCGCCTACACAGGCGACGGCCTGCTCCAGGGCTTCGACTGGCTGGTCCAGGACATCGCCTCCCGCATCTATGTCCTCGACTGA
- the LOC123102010 gene encoding glycine-rich RNA-binding protein blt801, giving the protein MAETEYRCFVGGLAWATDDNNLQQAFSQYGEILDAKIINDRETGRSRGFGFVTFGSEESMRQAIEEMNGKELDGRNITVNEAQSRRSGGGGGGGGYGGQRGGGGGYGGGGGGYGGQGGGGYGQGGGGGYGQGGGGYGGQRGGGGYGGGYGGGGGGYGGQRGGDSGGQWRN; this is encoded by the exons ATGGCGGAGACGGAGTACCGCTGCTTCGTGGGCGGCCTCGCCTGGGCCACCGACGACAACAACCTCCAGCAGGCCTTCAGCCAGTACGGCGAGATCCTCGACGCCAAG ATCATCAACGACCGCGAGACGGGGAGGTCCCGTGGGTTCGGCTTCGTCACGTTCGGCAGCGAGGAGTCGATGCGCCAGGCCATCGAGGAGATGAACGGCAAGGAGCTCGACGGGCGCAACATCACCGTCAACGAGGCCCAGTCCCGCCGCTCcggcggtgggggcggcggcggcggctacggcggccagcgcggcggtggcggaggctacggcggcggcggtggcggctacggcggccagggcggcggcggctacggccagggcggcggtggcggctacggccagggcggcggtggctacggcggccagcgtggtggcggcggctacggcggtggctacggcggcggcggtggcggctacggCGGCCAGCGCGGCGGCGACTCCGGCGGCCAGTGGAGGAACTGA